ATGTAGAAAGCTTGGCTTTGAGTAATAGGCTTCTTCATCACTTCCTTGACGTCAAAGTGAAGAATGTTCCCCTTTCCAAGGTGAAGATCAATCTTCCCTTCCTTAACATTCACAACTGCTCCTGCTGTAGCCAAGAAAGGTCTCCCCAGTATTAAAGGATCTGTTGGTTCTTCATCCATCTCtaacaccacaaaatctgtagggaTCTCACAATTTCCAACCATGACAGGGAGATCTTCTAGGATACCAATGGGAATCTTCACTGAGCGATCAGCTAGCAcaagagagagtctacacttcttgtattgTGTAAAGCCAAGCCTTTTAGCAATGGAGAGAGGCATAAGGCTCACACTTGCTCCCAAATCGCATAGACACCTCTCAAAAGTAAATTGCCCAATGGCGCAAGGTAAAGTAAAGCTTCCTGGATCTTCAAGCTTCTTAGGGATGGTTAGCCTTTGGATAATAGCACTACACTCATGAGTAAGAACCAccatgccttccatctccttcttcttcttagttacAGCATCCTTgaggaacttgctgtattgaggcACTAGCATGAAGGCATCAATTATGGGCATAGTAatctgaacttcactcatttgtttCTCAAATAAAGCCTTGTATTGCTCCAAAAGCTGTCTCTTGAATCTACCGGGAAAAGGAAGTTttggttcatagggaggaggattGAATAGAGCTTCTTTTGATGAAGTAGCAACTTCATTCTTGTTCTTCCCTTCCTTTTCTTCTCCAATTTTACCCTTTCCTTTTGCTTCAACTattttctccaagatctcttCATTGGTCTTCTCATCCATAATAACTACATCATCATCCACATTGATGATCACCTCCCCATCTTGCTTCTCATTATCCCTAATGAGAGTTCGTGGTGGTAGCTGTtttccactcctaagggtgatggCTTTCATTGTCTCCTTGGGATTTTGCTCTGGCTTTCCAGGTAATGCCCCTTGTTGGCGACTTGGCTGAGAGTTCAttgaagcaaactgattctccaaATGGCGgatcttgttgttgagctcattgtaacttccatcaatcttggagtgaaTTTTCGTGAACTCATAACCCATTGTCTTCTCATTCTTGGCCTGAAAATCCAAaagtttcttgaacattgcaTCCACACTTGTATCTGAAGCTGGAGCCTGTGAAGAACTTCCTTGAGCTTGAGTAGACtgattgttgttattgttgaaaccaggagggGTGTTTTGCCTAGGCTGATAGCTCCCTTGCTGAGTGTTTTGCCTCTGCTGGTATcctccttgctggttgtttgAGTAGGACTTttgctggtagttgttgtactgaaagttaggttccttcctgtaccaagaaccattgttgttgatgaagcacagctcttcttgtccttccaaaccatcaactTCATTAATCTTGGGAGGAATCTCTTGAATAGGACCACCCACAAAGTTGACCTGCTCTTGTTTAGCTTGGTTAGAAAGAAGCAAGTCCATCTTCTCCTGCAGGGATTTGATCTCTCTCTTTGTCTGTTGATCGTCATTTCTGTTGACTATATCATGCTCCTCGCTGTAGACGGAGTCGCTCTTAGCCATGTTCTCCACCAGttcctctgcttcttcttcagttcttcccaagaagaaaccattgctggCAGTATCAAGCCTGTTTCTGCACTGTGGTAAGGCTCCTCTATAGAAGGTGCTAAGCAAACTCTCCTTGCTGAAACCATGATGAGGGCACTGAGACCAATAACCCTTGAACCTTTCCCATGCTTCACTGAAGCTCTCTAGACCTTTTTGTTGAAATCCGGATATTTCGTTCCTGATCTTAGCTGTCCTTGAAGTAGAGAAAAACTTTTCTAGGAAAGCTCTCTTGCAATCTTCCCAAGTAGTGACagtgtcacttggaagagtcttctcccattggtgtgccttgtctcccaaagagaaaggaaaTAGCTTCAGTTTGAaagcatcttcagaaacaccattTGTCTTGGACAAGCCACAGTACTGATCAAACTTGTACAAGTGATCAAAAGGGTCTTCAGCAGCaagaccatgatacttgttgttctctatagtgttgagcagccctgacttgatctcgaagttgttgttctccacagctggtgctctgattcccaacctatgaccatgaatgtgaggttgatcataggctccaatggcacgAGCTTGGCGCTGTGGATGTTGTGGCTGGCGCTGTGGTCTAAAATGATCAGCTCTTGGACCATTGCCTCCTTGGGCTTCACCATCTTGAGGCAGATTCTCCATATCAAACCCCAACCCttgcaagtgagcctgttg
The window above is part of the Brassica napus cultivar Da-Ae chromosome C8, Da-Ae, whole genome shotgun sequence genome. Proteins encoded here:
- the LOC125591954 gene encoding uncharacterized protein LOC125591954, translated to MGEDSSKTAKIRNEISGFQQKGLESFSEAWERFKGYWSQCPHHGFSKESLLSTFYRGALPQCRNRLDTASNGFFLGRTEEEAEELVENMAKSDSVYSEEHDIVNRNDDQQTKREIKSLQEKMDLLLSNQAKQEQVNFVGGPIQEIPPKINEYNNYQQKSYSNNQQGGYQQRQNTQQGSYQPRQNTPPGFNNNNNQSTQAQGSSSQAPASDTSVDAMFKKLLDFQAKNEKTMGYEFTKIHSKIDGSYNELNNKIRHLENQFASMNSQPSRQQGALPGKPEQNPKETMKAITLRSGKQLPPRTLIRDNEKQDGEVIINVDDDVVIMDEKTNEEILEKIVEAKGKGKIGEEKEGKNKNEVATSSKEALFNPPPYEPKLPFPGRFKRQLLEQYKALFEKQMSEVQITMPIIDAFMLVPQYSKFLKDAVTKKKKEMEGMVVLTHECSAIIQRLTIPKKLEDPGSFTLPCAIGQFTFERCLCDLGASVSLMPLSIAKRLGFTQYKKCRLSLVLADRSVKIPIGILEDLPVMVGNCEIPTDFVVLEMDEEPTDPLILGRPFLATAGAVVNVKEGKIDLHLGKGNILHFDVKEVMKKPITQSQAFYIEEMEVLADELLEELALEDSLQHALTIEREVQMVENKESDAYVKMLDSHREISDEEQNEELSYEDHHASSATQQ